AACCCAGTGTTCCCCGCTACGCCGGCAGTCTTGCCCGCTATATATTTCGCCACCCTTCCGAAATCAAAACTGATCTCTGACCTGCCCAGATTAGTTATTGCTGGGCGAAATGGACTGCGCCCAACGCAAACTGCCAATGTCCGCCATACAAGGTGTTTTTTGGAAATCGGTAATGGATTTTATCGTTTGGCATGGGATGGACAAGGCGGCAGTCAGGATTTCGGGTTCAGCCGCCGGCAGTCAGACAGGAGACAACTCCAAACGTACCGTCAGGCTTGCCTGATATCCGCCGCCTTACCTGACTGACCAGAAGGTCGGTGGTAAGCCCGAAAGTACCGCCAGGCTCGCCTGGTATAGCGAGCTGTGAGGCATGCTTCTGGGAAACGCCATCAAGCTGAAAGTTGACCGTCAAAAAGCCAGACATAACCACTCTAACTTTATCCCCCAAGACCCAAAATCTAAAAATCCGTGCTCACAGCCGACCATGCTATAATTTTTCTATCTTGTTATGGCAACTGCCTGGGGTGTGGAAGGAAAATTCCCCGGCAAGGTCATCCCCTTCAGGAGGCTGTCCGTGATCGATCCATCCCTTCCTCTGATAGACCTGCACCGCCATCTGGACGGCAACGTTCGGCTCAGCACCATTCTCGAACTGGCAGACAAACACGCCGTACCTCTCCCCGCCTGGGATGAAGAGAACTTACGCCCCTTTGTGCAGGTAACCGAGCCACAGCCGGGGGTGATGGCTTTTCTGGAAAAATTTCGCTATCTGGTAGGTGTGTTGGGGGATTACGATGCCTGTCGGCGGGTCGCCTATGAGAATGTGCTGGATGCCCAACGGGAAGGGCTGGATTATGTCGAACTGCGCTTCAGCCCCTTGTTCATGGCACAACCGCACGGTCTCGACCCGCAAGGAGTGGTCGAGGCGGTCATTGATGGTGTAGAAGCCGGGCAACGGGAAACAAGCCTGAAGGTTAATCTGATCGGCATCCTGAGTCGCACCTATGGACAGGAACTTGCCTGGCAGGAACTGGAAGCTCTGCTGGCATTTGCCGAGAGGCTGGTTGCCGTTGACCTTGCCGGGGACGAGGCGAATTATCCGGGCGAGTGGTTCACCGCGCATCTTGAGAAAGCTCGCCAGCGGGGCTTGCGCCTGACCGTGCACGCCGGCGAATCGGCCGGTCCGGCCTCGGTCTGGCAGGCAGTGCAACAGTTGCGCGCCGAGCGTCTCGGTCACGCCGTGCATGCCATCGAAGACCCGCGTCTGATGGACACGCTTGCCGAAAGAGGCATTGGAATTGAAGTCAACCTGACCAGCAATGTGCAGACCAGCACCGTGAGCAGTTATGCGGCTCACCCGCTGCGCCAGTTCCTCGAAAAAGGTTTGCTGGCGACCATCAATACCGATGACCCCGGCATTAGCGGCATCGATCTGCGCTATGAGTACGAAGTGGCAGCGC
This genomic interval from Anaerolineae bacterium contains the following:
- a CDS encoding Adenosine deaminase, giving the protein MATAWGVEGKFPGKVIPFRRLSVIDPSLPLIDLHRHLDGNVRLSTILELADKHAVPLPAWDEENLRPFVQVTEPQPGVMAFLEKFRYLVGVLGDYDACRRVAYENVLDAQREGLDYVELRFSPLFMAQPHGLDPQGVVEAVIDGVEAGQRETSLKVNLIGILSRTYGQELAWQELEALLAFAERLVAVDLAGDEANYPGEWFTAHLEKARQRGLRLTVHAGESAGPASVWQAVQQLRAERLGHAVHAIEDPRLMDTLAERGIGIEVNLTSNVQTSTVSSYAAHPLRQFLEKGLLATINTDDPGISGIDLRYEYEVAAPAAGLSAAQIVQAQRNALTVAFLSPTEKEALLARKSVT